In the Helianthus annuus cultivar XRQ/B chromosome 11, HanXRQr2.0-SUNRISE, whole genome shotgun sequence genome, one interval contains:
- the LOC110921326 gene encoding protein RAE1 — protein MSAFGIASNSNPNKSTEVVSPPSDSVSSLSFSPKANYLVATSWDNQVRCWEITKSGTTVGSVGKASIAHDQPVLCSAWKDDGTTVFSGGCDKQVKMWPLLSGGQPVTVAMHDAPVKEVAWIPEMNLLVSGSWDKTLRYWDLRQANPVHTQQLPERCYALTVRHPLMVVGTADRNLIVFNLQNPQTEFKRITSPLKYQTRCVAAFPDQQGFLVGSIEGRVGVHHLDDQQQSKNFTFKCHREGNDIYSVNSLNFHPVHHTFATAGSDGAFNFWDKDSKQRLKAMSRCNQPIPCSSFNNDGSIYAYAVCYDWSKGAENHNPATAKTCIYLHLPQESEVKGKPRIGTSGRK, from the exons ATGTCTGCATTTGGCATAGCTTCTAATTCCAATCCAAACAAGTCAACCGAG GTTGTATCACCTCCTTCAGATAGTGTGTCTAGCCTGTCGTTCAGCCCGAAGGCGAATTATCTTGTTGCTACCTCATGGGATAATCAG GTGAGATGTTGGGAGATAACTAAAAGTGGAACTACTGTTGGCTCTGTGGGGAAGGCTTCGATTGCGCATGACCAACCG GTTTTGTGTTCGGCTTGGAAGGATGATGGAACGACAGTTTTCTCTGGTGGCTGTGACAAACAAGTGAAGATGTGGCCGTTACTGTCGGGTGGCCAGCCGGTAACTGTTGCTATGCATGATGCTCCTGTCAAGGAAGTGGCTTGGATTCCAGAGATGAACCTTTTGGTTTCAGGAAGTTGGGATAAGACTCTAAG ATACTGGGACCTGAGGCAAGCAAATCCAGTTCACACTCAGCAACTTCCTGAACGCTGTTATGCGCTTACAGTCAGACATCCCCTGATGGTCGTTGGTACTGCAGATAGAAATCTTATAGTATTCAATCTGCAAAATCCCCAG ACTGAATTTAAGAGAATCACTTCTCCACTCAAGTACCAAACTAGGTGTGTTGCTGCGTTTCCAGATCAGCAAGGTTTTTTG GTTGGATCGATCGAAGGGAGAGTCGGTGTGCATCATCTTGATGATCAACAACAAAGTAAAAACTTCACTTTTAAATGTCACAGAGAAGGAAATGATATATACTCAGTCAATTCTCTCAACTTTCATCCC GTCCATCACACATTTGCAACTGCTGGATCTGATGGTGCTTTTAACTTCTGGGACAAAGATAGCAAACAAAGACTTAAG GCAATGTCAAGATGCAATCAACCCATACCTTGCAGCAGCTTCAACAACGATGGCTCCATATATGCTTACGCG GTGTGCTATGATTGGAGCAAGGGTGCAGAAAATCATAATCCAGCAACAGCAAAGACTTGTATCTACTTGCACTTGCCTCAG GAATCTGAGGTTAAAGGCAAACCTCGGATCGGAACCAGTGGAAGGAAGTGA